A genomic region of Ferroacidibacillus organovorans contains the following coding sequences:
- a CDS encoding ArsR/SmtB family transcription factor — protein MTPNVVEIASLIGDASRAEMLMRLLGGKAMPASELARAAGITPQTASSHLAKMVEGGLLLHESHGRHRYYRLANQEVGHALEALCAISPSKPIRSLRESDQTKNIHFARTCYDHLAGEVGVALTERMVELGFIHKENRDFTVSSEGETWFHSFGVDTEQLRSGRRHFARQCLDWSERRHHIAGALGAAMTHRLFDLLWIERVPGGRAVRVTRKGFEAFKRELGLEWKQA, from the coding sequence ATGACACCAAACGTCGTTGAAATTGCCTCGTTGATCGGAGATGCCTCTAGGGCAGAGATGTTGATGCGCCTCCTCGGAGGTAAGGCGATGCCTGCCAGTGAACTCGCGCGCGCCGCAGGCATTACACCACAAACGGCGAGTTCACATCTCGCGAAAATGGTAGAAGGTGGTCTTTTGCTTCATGAATCACATGGCCGCCACCGCTATTATCGACTCGCAAACCAAGAGGTAGGTCATGCCTTGGAGGCGCTTTGCGCGATCTCTCCGTCAAAGCCTATCCGCTCGCTTCGCGAGTCGGATCAAACCAAGAATATACACTTTGCTCGCACGTGCTATGACCACCTGGCGGGGGAGGTTGGTGTCGCGCTTACTGAACGGATGGTGGAACTGGGATTCATTCACAAGGAGAATCGAGATTTCACGGTGTCATCCGAAGGGGAAACGTGGTTTCACTCATTCGGCGTTGACACAGAGCAGCTTCGAAGTGGCAGACGCCATTTTGCCCGGCAGTGTCTGGACTGGAGCGAGCGTAGGCACCACATTGCGGGGGCGCTCGGAGCCGCGATGACCCATCGTTTGTTTGATCTTCTGTGGATCGAACGGGTCCCAGGAGGGCGCGCTGTACGCGTGACACGCAAAGGATTTGAGGCTTTCAAAAGAGAACTGGGACTAGAATGGAAGCAGGCATGA
- a CDS encoding cation diffusion facilitator family transporter, which yields MTEHHHDHDHGDVFHSHAPAGRMKLAFFLTLVILGVELLGGWLSHSLALLSDAGHVLTDLLAIGLSWYAMKQSEKPANEGMTFGYYRAGILAAFINGITLILITLWILWEAFHRFKHPEQVSPTWMFVSAGVGLVMNLYLGLGMRHEENINVRSAVLHMLGDAAASAGVIVGGIIIVFTKWYVIDPTLSVLIALLIARGAWKIVKQTVSVLMEGTPAGIEIQKVVNAITSVQGIQHVHDLHVWTITSGRNALSCHVVVDGKMTVEGTQNLLRDAEHKLVHLGIGHVTIQAEDPTHLHDESILCTSDRLEEHHH from the coding sequence ATGACCGAACACCATCACGATCATGACCATGGAGATGTCTTTCACTCCCACGCGCCAGCAGGGAGAATGAAGCTCGCATTTTTTTTGACGCTCGTCATTCTTGGTGTGGAACTCCTGGGGGGCTGGCTTTCCCACAGTTTGGCGCTGTTGTCTGACGCAGGGCATGTGCTCACGGATCTTTTGGCCATCGGGCTTTCCTGGTATGCGATGAAGCAGTCCGAAAAACCAGCGAATGAAGGCATGACATTTGGCTATTACCGAGCCGGGATTTTGGCGGCGTTCATTAACGGCATTACCCTCATTCTCATTACGCTATGGATTTTGTGGGAGGCCTTTCATCGTTTTAAGCACCCAGAACAAGTCAGCCCCACTTGGATGTTTGTAAGCGCCGGCGTGGGACTTGTGATGAACCTGTATCTTGGTTTGGGAATGCGTCATGAAGAGAATATCAACGTCAGGAGCGCTGTTTTGCACATGCTTGGAGATGCCGCCGCTTCGGCTGGGGTCATCGTGGGCGGAATCATCATCGTGTTCACCAAGTGGTATGTGATCGATCCCACCCTGAGTGTACTCATCGCATTGCTGATTGCGCGTGGAGCCTGGAAAATTGTAAAGCAGACCGTGAGCGTTTTGATGGAAGGGACACCTGCCGGAATTGAAATCCAAAAAGTCGTGAACGCCATCACGTCAGTACAAGGTATTCAACATGTGCACGACTTGCATGTTTGGACGATTACCAGTGGGAGAAACGCACTCTCCTGCCATGTGGTTGTCGACGGGAAAATGACCGTGGAAGGCACCCAAAACCTATTGCGGGATGCAGAACACAAGCTCGTGCATTTGGGGATCGGCCACGTGACCATTCAAGCTGAAGATCCTACGCATCTGCACGATGAGTCCATTCTTTGCACAAGTGATCGTCTTGAAGAACATCACCACTAA
- a CDS encoding flavin reductase family protein, producing the protein MYVQEGRTKTRTIHPKILYFGTPVVLLTTLQEDGTSNITPMSSAWALGNRIILGLGEGGQGLANLRRHNECVVNIPSPDLWHQVEALAPLTGANPVPAHKKGGFRYEKDKFTASGLSAIPSHRVAPSRIAECPLQIEASVVNLRVTGEDTRFAIIETEAVSIHAHERIILDDTHIDPLKWSPLIYNFRHYFGLGEQRGKTFRAEV; encoded by the coding sequence ATGTACGTGCAAGAAGGAAGGACGAAGACGAGAACGATTCACCCAAAGATCTTGTATTTTGGGACACCTGTGGTGCTCCTCACGACCCTTCAAGAAGACGGAACAAGCAACATCACACCGATGTCCTCCGCGTGGGCGCTTGGCAATCGCATCATTCTGGGGCTCGGCGAAGGAGGACAAGGGCTTGCCAACCTGCGGCGGCATAATGAGTGTGTTGTCAACATCCCCAGTCCCGATCTGTGGCATCAAGTCGAGGCGTTGGCGCCCCTCACCGGGGCAAATCCAGTTCCCGCGCATAAAAAAGGGGGCTTTCGATATGAAAAGGACAAATTTACGGCGTCCGGTCTGTCTGCCATTCCCTCCCATCGTGTGGCGCCAAGCCGAATCGCCGAATGTCCACTGCAGATCGAGGCAAGCGTGGTGAATCTTCGCGTGACAGGAGAAGATACCCGTTTTGCAATCATTGAAACAGAAGCGGTATCGATTCACGCACATGAGCGCATCATCCTCGATGACACGCACATTGACCCATTAAAGTGGAGTCCCTTGATCTACAATTTTCGTCACTATTTTGGTCTTGGCGAACAAAGAGGTAAGACGTTTCGGGCAGAGGTTTGA
- a CDS encoding DUF6904 family protein — protein sequence MLTIRNTPNLAGIAISGDDQDLDTLYLALLMIVGDEGEYGNYEGARLRILGVMYDIRHAFQGDREFEFVDNGMNADRMRMLEMITPDKNLYYKCQVYYPEALFVTMAINDFIRLYAKTHAKSATYPLVDKKNLWDAHIVTARLFQSLIANCLKEAVTEASYKRIVNLLHNDYTWTDGYTTQYLDMLNIRYLEIGDREQRAKELSLIVKRMTEKGKEYRQVEEGVRTVAREHHCSVEEIRLIEHYPEKIEW from the coding sequence ATGCTAACTATCCGCAATACACCGAATTTAGCAGGTATCGCGATATCTGGTGACGATCAGGACCTCGATACGCTATACCTGGCGCTACTCATGATCGTTGGAGATGAAGGGGAATACGGGAATTACGAAGGGGCGCGTCTTCGGATTCTCGGAGTGATGTATGACATTCGACATGCGTTCCAGGGTGATCGGGAATTTGAGTTCGTTGACAACGGTATGAATGCGGACAGGATGCGAATGTTGGAGATGATCACGCCGGATAAAAATTTGTATTACAAGTGCCAAGTTTACTATCCAGAGGCACTTTTCGTCACTATGGCAATCAACGACTTTATCCGTCTTTATGCTAAAACACATGCAAAGTCAGCCACTTACCCGTTGGTGGACAAGAAAAATCTATGGGATGCACATATTGTGACCGCTCGATTGTTTCAGTCGTTGATCGCGAATTGTCTGAAAGAAGCTGTGACAGAGGCTTCATACAAGCGAATCGTGAACCTCTTGCACAATGACTATACATGGACGGATGGCTACACGACGCAATACCTGGATATGTTGAACATTCGATATCTTGAAATCGGGGATAGAGAGCAAAGGGCGAAGGAGTTATCTTTAATTGTCAAACGAATGACTGAAAAAGGGAAGGAATATCGCCAAGTTGAAGAGGGAGTTAGGACAGTGGCACGGGAACATCATTGCTCTGTGGAAGAAATTCGTTTGATCGAGCATTATCCAGAGAAAATCGAGTGGTAG
- a CDS encoding DeoR/GlpR family DNA-binding transcription regulator — protein MYPSERRDALLRVLSQKGFVSIQDLAAQLNVSEITIRRDLTMLQRQGMVEKVAGGGRAAKSTSELAFMNKRVLQQAEKSAIAKRALSLIEPGMTIGMSAGTTTWTLAKWIKPESFATGSGTPTAQREVKERRSQARMKRESLTFVTNSTNIAIALQANGWRDIHLTGGQFRTPSDALVGPLAEQSARQLHTDLLFLGAHGVDLEFGVSSPNLQEASVHRVLMERAETVILLFDHTKWGVRGFAHLAMLDEVDVVITDASAEKDGDSDPHAEEIAELRRRGTEVIAARTETDDT, from the coding sequence ATGTATCCGTCAGAGCGCCGCGACGCGCTTCTCCGCGTGTTGAGTCAAAAAGGCTTTGTATCGATTCAGGATCTGGCGGCGCAGCTCAACGTCTCGGAGATCACGATCCGCCGCGATCTCACGATGTTGCAGCGGCAAGGTATGGTCGAAAAAGTGGCTGGTGGTGGACGCGCCGCGAAAAGTACGAGTGAGCTTGCGTTTATGAACAAACGCGTGCTCCAACAAGCCGAAAAGTCCGCCATTGCCAAGCGGGCATTATCCTTGATCGAGCCTGGCATGACAATAGGCATGTCGGCGGGAACCACGACTTGGACACTCGCCAAATGGATCAAGCCCGAGTCGTTTGCGACAGGTTCGGGTACACCGACCGCGCAGCGTGAGGTGAAAGAACGTCGCAGCCAGGCGCGCATGAAACGGGAGTCCCTCACATTCGTGACAAATTCAACCAACATCGCCATTGCGCTTCAGGCCAACGGCTGGCGTGACATTCATTTGACGGGAGGACAATTTCGCACACCGTCTGATGCGTTGGTTGGACCGCTTGCCGAGCAGAGCGCCCGCCAATTGCACACAGACCTGCTCTTTCTTGGCGCGCACGGTGTGGATCTGGAATTCGGCGTTAGTTCACCTAACCTGCAAGAAGCGTCTGTCCATCGCGTTTTGATGGAGAGGGCGGAGACGGTCATTTTGCTGTTTGATCACACCAAGTGGGGGGTGCGCGGATTTGCCCATCTCGCCATGCTGGATGAGGTGGATGTGGTGATTACAGACGCATCTGCTGAAAAAGACGGGGACTCAGATCCGCACGCAGAGGAGATTGCGGAACTTCGCCGACGCGGGACAGAAGTCATCGCTGCGCGTACAGAGACGGATGACACGTAA
- a CDS encoding cysteine-rich CWC family protein: MLNGNKYPICGRDNNCGNVAGKPHGTCWCDQEFFPQEISDKIPSGSEKRCICRTCLEELKNGDIPRRKGDIQ, encoded by the coding sequence ATGTTAAATGGGAACAAATACCCGATTTGTGGAAGGGATAACAACTGCGGCAATGTTGCTGGCAAACCCCATGGAACATGTTGGTGTGATCAAGAATTCTTTCCGCAGGAGATATCCGACAAAATCCCATCAGGGTCGGAAAAAAGGTGTATTTGTAGAACCTGCCTTGAAGAACTGAAGAATGGAGATATACCACGAAGAAAAGGAGATATTCAATGA
- a CDS encoding MATE family efflux transporter: MGVGTRIPVQARRVFNIALPAIGEAYLQNLLGVVDTFFIARLGLIAIDAVGVTNVYSMTYIGVFTAVSAALSVFLSRAVGAKNKERSHSVIWHGFVIAFMIGLFASLISLFFAVPLLHVMGAQGILQSTALPYFTVVLGISPFIALFTAQSAAFRAIGDTKTPFRVGLEMNGLHVVFDYVLIFGVGPFHGFGIKGAAVAMVFARLYALIRLWQKSRSVNTLTLRVSDLKLSTSLCWSMTQFAIPAALERLSMRLGQVVYFGLIVRIGIDVYATHNIAGTITTFGSAIGNGFAVATTATIGQAIGSGNESDVRIYRRFSYMESAVSMTAVAVLLCVLSPWIGLLFTHNPHVIHLLFIILAIDVFSQPFLAAVLVDTSAIQAGGNSKFPMITTMIGIWGVRTLGVYLFAWRLGFGLPAVWVSIAADNALRAWLFLWYRRTRNWVQQLA; the protein is encoded by the coding sequence GTGGGTGTGGGCACTCGAATTCCAGTCCAAGCCAGACGGGTGTTCAACATAGCATTGCCTGCCATTGGAGAGGCGTATCTGCAGAATTTATTGGGTGTTGTTGACACCTTCTTTATTGCGAGGCTGGGACTTATCGCGATTGATGCAGTGGGTGTGACCAATGTCTACAGTATGACTTACATCGGTGTGTTTACGGCGGTGTCGGCGGCGCTTTCGGTCTTTTTGTCCCGCGCGGTTGGCGCGAAAAACAAAGAACGAAGTCATTCTGTGATCTGGCATGGGTTTGTCATTGCATTCATGATCGGCCTTTTCGCATCGCTTATCTCCCTCTTTTTTGCTGTACCGCTGCTGCATGTCATGGGGGCTCAAGGGATTCTTCAAAGTACGGCACTCCCGTATTTTACAGTTGTACTTGGAATCTCGCCATTCATTGCCTTGTTTACTGCACAGTCGGCGGCATTTCGGGCCATTGGCGACACCAAGACCCCGTTTCGTGTGGGGCTTGAAATGAACGGTCTGCACGTTGTATTTGATTATGTGTTGATTTTCGGGGTGGGACCGTTTCACGGATTCGGCATTAAGGGTGCGGCCGTCGCCATGGTGTTCGCGCGCCTTTACGCACTGATTCGCCTTTGGCAAAAATCCCGTAGCGTGAACACACTCACCTTGCGCGTTTCCGACTTGAAGTTGTCAACATCGCTCTGCTGGAGTATGACACAATTTGCGATTCCTGCCGCGTTGGAGCGCCTTTCCATGCGCCTTGGGCAAGTCGTCTATTTTGGACTCATCGTGCGGATTGGGATCGATGTGTATGCAACACACAATATTGCAGGAACCATCACCACATTCGGATCTGCAATTGGAAACGGGTTTGCTGTCGCCACCACAGCCACGATCGGACAAGCCATTGGAAGCGGCAACGAGTCTGATGTGAGGATATATCGACGCTTTAGCTACATGGAGTCGGCTGTATCCATGACAGCGGTTGCCGTTCTCTTGTGTGTGTTAAGTCCGTGGATCGGACTTTTATTCACTCACAACCCACACGTCATACACCTGCTGTTCATCATCCTTGCCATCGATGTCTTTTCCCAGCCTTTCTTGGCGGCCGTCTTGGTAGACACATCCGCCATCCAAGCCGGAGGCAACAGCAAGTTCCCCATGATCACAACGATGATCGGGATTTGGGGTGTTCGGACACTGGGTGTGTACCTTTTTGCCTGGCGCCTTGGCTTTGGTCTGCCAGCCGTGTGGGTTAGCATTGCTGCAGATAACGCGTTGCGTGCGTGGCTCTTTCTGTGGTATCGAAGGACACGCAATTGGGTTCAGCAGTTAGCGTGA